From Deltaproteobacteria bacterium:
AGTTTTGCCTTCAGTTATTTGCCTCGATCAGACTTCTCTTTCTTTAACTCCGCCTGGACCTCACGGAGGGGAGAAAGATCCATGACCCGATCAAAAGGGATATCGGCAGTGACCCCGATTTCCTTCTTCATCTGTGCCATGACTTGCCTGAGCTCGCCATCGTTAATGTCCCCGCTCGGATTAAAGGTGCGTATCATGATGTCGTAGCTCTCCAGAGCTACCTCTCGCTTCAGATTATAATCTTTCTGTATGTAATTAACCGTTTCTTCCGGACTGTTTATGATTCTGTCTATTGCGCGCAGGGTCGCGCGGATGACCTGTTTGGTTTGGTTGCGCTTCTCCGTTAAGTGCCTCGTGGTCACGGCAAGACCTCCCTGGACGCCCGGGATGTGAAAGGCATCGCCGAGGTAGACATATCCCGACGTGGTTGCCATAGAGGTAAAAGGCGGCGAGATACTCGCGGCGTCGACAGTCTTATTGATAAGTGCCATATAGCTCATTGCGCTACTTCCGGTGCCGATATAGAGAATCTTGCGTCGGCCCTGGCCGAGCTTGTCCATGGTCGCAAGCGCCGCATAGTGGGTCGCGGTCCCTACACCGTTCACCGCGATGGTATTGACGGTGTCAGCGATTATC
This genomic window contains:
- a CDS encoding ABC transporter substrate-binding protein yields the protein MQDLTTDYTRGEGAIVEGDKMSMKITNIRQGLIRAGLPLALMFLIGGSFEPLLAQVPSTFEKVRIAVPVKSMNYVPLFLGKEKGLFRDEGIDLELIMIPGTIAGATLQAGEIDYTAAPNIAMRAAIRGAAVRSVMFFQTRLSFSLIGQSKIIADTVNTIAVNGVGTATHYAALATMDKLGQGRRKILYIGTGSSAMSYMALINKTVDAASISPPFTSMATTSGYVYLGDAFHIPGVQGGLAVTTRHLTEKRNQTKQVIRATLRAIDRIINSPEETVNYIQKDYNLKREVALESYDIMIRTFNPSGDINDGELRQVMAQMKKEIGVTADIPFDRVMDLSPLREVQAELKKEKSDRGK